Within Lagopus muta isolate bLagMut1 chromosome 1, bLagMut1 primary, whole genome shotgun sequence, the genomic segment AAATAAAGCTACAGTTCTACAGAAATACAGCTATTTTCATAAATGAGTTTTTTCACCTTTCCATTGGACAAGGGAAAATTAAGACATCTGTTTGCCATAGgtttatttctaaatatcagAACCCAtacataaatatgagaaaagggaaaatccAATAATGTTTTAAGATCTTTGCATATCAAATTCAGAACTATTTTGTTTTGAGGATATAAACGTGGGTTGTGTCCTTTCTGGAAAGAATTTGTCAACAGAAGCAATGTAGCCATTCTCAACTCAGTGGTTCAGTATTTGTCCATGAATCTTCAGCAGTTCTTCCTAAGAAACAGATATCTTTACTGTAAAGATTTCTGACCATGTCAAGACCATTGGAAAGAGATTCTCAAGTCCTAACTTGGGCTGCAGGGGTAAGCCAAGACCAGACCATAACAACAGAAAGTGCTGAGCTCTCTGCAGGCTCCTCTAGGGTGGAAGTCTTCTGAATAACATGCAGAATGAAGGGCACTGAGCCTGGATCATACATAACAATGTCCCAGCCTGAAGGAAGGATAAAGCCGTGTCTCTGGTGGGATCTGGCCCAGCAAAAGGCACGTGTGGTGACTGTGTAGAAATAACTCTTCAGTCTTAGGTTCATGACTGTATCACCCAACTGTGGATCTGACAGAGATGGATTTGGGGGCCAccatagggggaaaaaatgaaaccagGATTCACCGGGAAACAACATCAGTCACTACTAGCGACTGTTCTCCTGAAAGGCAAGTGAGAAGGTCTGGGGATCCTCTAACTTTCTGCTTATTTTCCCTAGTATGTTCATGGCTGATTCCTCTCCCTGATGATACCCCTACTCATCTGACCTTTGAAGATGCTGCCTTCTTGTCTCCAGCaacttttctttgctttccttctccctaCCAGGAGCTGGCCGAACTGGGAAGAATTGTGTTCCTGTGTCAACACCCCCAGGACACAAGGAGCCAACCCCCCCAAACCATGCCCCAATCCTGTGCCAGGTGTTAGCAATCTATCTAAAGGACAACTGTGGCAACCAGGGAACTTATGAAGTGGTGATGGCCCTAAGGTGATGGTCCCTGgccacttctccaggctgggaCCAGAAGCATAGCACCTCTGGGCAGAAATGCAAACCAACAGGGATGGGGAGAatatgttgtttaaaaaaaaaaacctgctgatCACCTGCCTTTCCCTTTGCTAGTCATTCTTCTTTGTGGCGTAAGTGGAAAGAGAAAGACTAAAGCCTGAAAATGAGACTGACCCCCAGGAAGTGTTCctttgaatttaattttaaggCAGTTCTGCagactttcttcctcttttttttttttttttttttctttctttccgttttttttcctttttttttttttgtaatttttaaagaagaattaaTTAAGGTCAGACTCTGCATTTCTTAACAATCGAAACATACTGCTATATCTAAAAGTTGAAAGCTGCAAGGTTTGCCTTGAAGTAGCCCTCCATGGCGGTTGTTttaaagcagagagctgcattACCCAGAGCCTTTTCTAAATGCTTAGGAAGGGAAAGCTAACCTCTTTCTTTGTATGCACATAGTTCAGGAACTGtgtaaaataaaagtaagaGGGGAGGGGATCTCAAAAACAatgtcagggaaaaaaacaacagtgatgTTCAGGAATGAAATTgttgctaaaataaaatttccaatTTGCTTCCTGGAAAATGAGATTgaaggggagaaatgggggCAAAATTGAAGATAATTGTGCCAAGTGCCCCTCtcaaataggaaataaaatgaagatttacacacacacacacccctagACCCTGCATATGTCACCACCTACTACTGCCAACAGGTTCTGGGAGCCTCACCATGAAAGCATGATCTAAGAAAAGCCTCATGCAAGTGTTCAGCTGTATGTGGGACATGATACTGACCCTCCTGATGAAGGAAAGCACTGAATTCATAAATAGCAGAGATGAACACAGACAGAAATTATATAGAAACTGCTTTGCATAAAGATACTCTTGTGAGATAGGCGTAAAGACAAATCCAGAACAAAATCATCAAGCGCAGAGGGCATTCTTCTGCAATTACAACCAGAAACTAGCATGGTGCTTGGTCTCACTGCTGGCTTACTGTGTGGCTAAAAGCTGTGAGGCTGGACAGTGAAATCCTTGCACGCTCGTCCCCAAGCACAACACCCTATCACACTGCTGGCTTTAGGTTTCTGGAATTGCATTGGATACAGACACGCTTGGGGAGGGGAATCTACAGCCAATCCTGCCCTCTGCAGGCTTCTTTCATAATGCAGCTTGTGTTCTTGGATTTGGTTTGCAGGTTGGAGTGAAGCAGTGGAGTTTCTGGATGTCTCTATGCTGTCTCCGTGATGGAGGAGCATCCATCTCCTTTTCTTGATGGTGCTGGATGAGTGGCACTAGGTTGATTTCTTTGGCGACCATGGGGTTGGCTCCTAGCATGGTGCTCAGTGAGCTGCTGGGCAGTGACCCACGTGTAGTGCCTCTCAAAACTTCTtcccagagcagagaaaaactgggagctgctggtaccctcttttcttctccctcaggCCACCAGCCACCTGCATTTACTCAGTAGAGTTACACCTGGCAAGGCACAAGCCCTTATGATGGCACCCTGAACTTACTAGGGTGGCTCTGACAAGCCTGCAAGGAAACCCAAGCATTCCTGCTCTATTTTTAGGGAGTTTTAGTTATTTCCAAGCCTGAGAGCCCTTGCAGTCTGGGGAATAAATCTGTGTAGAGTGACGGTGAGCAGCAGGAATGGCATTAATTAATGATTGACCAGGTAGGAGGAAGTGAAAGAAAGTCTGATTGGTCTCCTGGAAGACTTTTGAAAAAGGCGCCCAAGCTGAGGGCCAGCCTCCAAAGTGGCAAGAAGTGGCAAGTTCGGGATACACACTCAGCCCTACaatgtttctgctgctctgcctactgctgctctgccagagctgctggctggaggCTGCCAGGGGTGAGTAGGAATGCCCTTTCCCTGTAGAGGCTTTCTGGAGCATGAGCAGCCTTCCTAGCTCAGGGGCTAAGCTGAACTCCTTAGCTCCACGGCCTTGCATTTCCAATTCATGTCTCTGAGCAGTGCATGTTTCTTTTGGGACAGGCTGGGGCAGGGAGGGTAGTCTCCTGGCTATGGGTCACTCCCTGCCCTTTCATAGATGCCAACATGGGGGGCACAGGGATGTTCTCTGGAATGAAAGCTGTTTTACTGCGGCTTTACAGGACACCCCAGAGCTGTTTGGGGCAAAGAGAGATTATTTTGGCAGCAATGGGATATGGGCAGGGAGGTGACTGAGGCAGGAGAGATAGCACTTCTGTCTCATGCCCAGCTTCAGGGTGGGTGGTGGCCCTAGAGGGGCCACATATAGGGACCACACACAGGGAGTGAATAGATGACTCAGATCTTAacttcttgggtttttttttctaagacaCCTTGCCCAAAATGCATGAATGAGGAAACCCAAAtgcatagaattatagaatatcctgagttgaaagggacccataaggatcctTGAGTCTAACAtttggctccacacaggaccaccccaAGTCCAAATCCTttttctgagagcagtgtccaaatgcttcatgaactccagcagcttgaggctgtgcccactgccctgggcagcccgttcaATGtccaccgccctctggtgcagaccctgtccctaaCTCCCAGCTgtccctcccctgacacagctccatgctgttccctcaggccctgctgttgtcacacagagcagagctcagggctgcccctctgctcccctcgtgaggggctgcaggctgccatgaggcctccccacagccttctggGCTGAACCAACCAGGGGCCCTCACCCACTCCTCCTATGTCTTGCCCTCCTGACTCTTCACCATCTTTTTAGTCCTCCTTTGGACATTGCTTATTAGTTTTAAGTCCTTCCTACACTGTGGCACCCATAGTTGCATGCAATGCTCTAGGTGAGGCCACACATCCTGATGCACTCCAGGGTACAGTTGGTATTCCTGGCTGCCAGAGTATACTGTTCACTCATGTTAATTTGCTGCTGAACCCCAGGTTCAGGGCTATGTACAGCAGGGCTCATGCTGAAGTCCTTCATTGGTGCATCTTCCTGTCAGTTGATCCCATATCTTTTTCTCCTCACCAAAGCACTGCTTCATGGCTAAGAAATGCATGCCATAGACTAATCAAGTGATGGCCACTTGCAAACAAAGGTTTCCAAGAATCTCCGAGGAGCCTTTGTGGACTCTCATTGGAGTTTCAGCACTCTGCAAGACAGGATGCTTCAAGGGACTACAACTTTTCCCAGGtaaattgtgttttttctctccctctgatTTTGTGTTCTGGTTTGTTTCTAGGTTTGGAGGAAGCAGTGAAGTGTGAAAACATCACTGAAGCAAGCCTCGGTGAAGAGGCAAATTTCTCTTGCAACTTCTTACTCCCAATGGATGTCTTACAAGTCACTTGGCAGAAGATAAATGGATCTTCCTTCCAGAACATAGCCACTTACAGCCAAGCCTATGGGCTGCGACTGATAGGATCGTTTCAGAGGAAGGCACGTTTCATTAGAGCAGCCCTGAACACCTCAGCCATCACTCTGCAAAATCTCACATTTGAGGATGTGTCCTGTTACAGATGCATCTTCAATGCGTTTCCTCATGGCTCTTTCAGCAGCGAAGATATATGCCTCAACATCCAGAGTAAGTTTTCCACTAGCAGCTTCTCACTTTCTGGCATGCAGCACAGGTGTGGTGGAGTCAGAGGGCAGGTGAATTGTTATCCCCTCCATCCAAAGCAATTTGCTacacagcagcatctgctcAGTGGATATTCTCCAGAATCACCACACCTGTCTATAGAGCTAGTGAAGGTAAAGAAGCCAGGGGATGCATTTGGATAAGAACactggtacagaaagctgacCTGTCCAGCTATGACCTCTAACTCCCCTGAGTGTAATAAATGTCTTCTCTCATTAATTTCTGAGCTAACAGGGGAATTTGAATACCATTTGGCTACCAAAGGTTTCCTTACTGCTGTCAGCTCAGCAACAGGAAGGTCTCCTCCAGCATCACCCGGTTGGTTGATGCAGGCCTGGACAAGTCCCTCAAGATACACCACATCCAAAACCCAGATGGGACACTGACAGCAGCAAACAGATGCACCTTCCATGTTAGGTGAATCTACACCTTGGCTTGTTTCCTTGACTacccacagagaaggaaaatgaagtcatttCAGCTCACAATAAAAAGTCAAGGCTGAGTTTGCATGGAGaagcacagcttgaagcagggAGTGCTTTAGAAATCAGTAGTGACATTGCTAGCCAGCTCcagggaaacaaaaatataaccATATTCTGTGCAAGTGCCCACTGTTTGGCTGCTGTCTGGATAAGCACTGGCATGTGCAGTTGTAGTAGTGCAACTTGTCTCAAAGGGTCTGATCTTATTAGAGATCTTTTCTGAGAGTGCAGACCTTATGTGGGATGAAGATTTCTTAATTTGGAAACATATAGAAGACTCCTTCCTATAGTACTTCTGTGGCTGCAtgatgtgtgtgtatgtaggTGTGTATTATTTACataggaatcacagaattgcagaggtcggaagagacctccagagatcatcgagtccaacccccctgccaaagcagacTTCTCACATCAGGTTGCACAGGTGAACATACTTACATGCATCTCTGAATGATTCTGTTTATACATAATCACTTATTTAGGGATGATATTCTCCAGCATTATCCCCATCTGGAATGTACTAGCAGAGTAGGCCCTCACTATTGAATAGTGGGGAGCATCTTTCACAAAGAGGGTCTTATAGGAGGACACCTCTCAGGAATGGTGAAAATCTTCCCTAATTATAAAACTTCTTTTTACAGAACGTGGAAACACAGACAAACCAGAAGTCAAAATGTTGGATTTGATTTCCCCTGATACAAGAGGTATTTCTcgtatttatttaaaaataaaatgattaatGTTTCAGTTTAGTCACAACCTCTGAAGAGGACAGAAGAAACATACTGACACTCCTCCATGCTTTGTGTCTCTTTATAGGTACTCAGAAGAGAATAGGCCTTGTGGTGTTCTGCATAGTTGCTGTCTTAGCAGTCTTGATACTTCTCATCATGGGGCTAATgatgagaaaaaggagaaagtaagagtgattttcattttcttgtgaaGGACATGGCTTACCTGTGTTCACATTGCAAtttgcctttctctttcctgttggTGTTTTTATATGCTTGCACTGGAAACTCACCCATGTGGAAACACTAGTTTTAAAGCAATAAGATTCAATCTAAATGCTAGATTTATGAGTACTATGTGATgagttggtggtttttttttttcagactgcagaaacagagatcacacagcacacctgaaaaggagaaaggctTACAGCAGGATGTAAGTGAGCAATTTGAAAGCCTGAACATGCTGAAGGACCAAGACAGTGCTTGTCAAAATAAGGTAATGCCAATGCCCAGCACTTCCAGCAATTCTTCAAATCTTTCAGAAGTCCTGGACAATTATTGAGAGGAATATGACAGAAAATCTTATTcaagatagaatcatagaatggcttgggttgaaagtgttcttaaagaccatccagttccaccACCCTGTCATGGGCAGGGTCACTACCCACTGGACCAAGTTGCCAAGCATctcatccaacccagccttgaatgattccagggatgggacatcacttctctgggcaacctgttccagtgtctctcCACCTTCACAATGAAAAATTTACCCCTAACATCTcatctaaatctctcttttagtttaaaaccattccttcttgtcctatcaataTCTATACATGTAAAAAGTTTACTTCCCTCCTTTTATAATATTCATTTAATTTGGAAGGCCTCAATGAGGTATtgctggagccttctcttctccagactgaacaagcccagctccctcagccttcctcacaggagaggtgctggagCCCTCTGTTAATCTTCATGGCCCTCATCTGGATCCTTTCTAAAAGCTCAATTCTTAcctgtgctgggggcctcaAACATGGATACTGGGGCTTCAcaaggacagagtagagggggataagcaccttcttcttcctgctgaaTACCCTTCTTTTGCAGCCCTGAATATTGTTGGACTTCAGGGATACAAGCCTGTCTTTAATTTACCAGGACTCCTAAATCCTTCTCAGCAAGGCTACTTTCAAGGAGTTCTCCCACtctgtatacatatctgggattgtcCTGACCCATAATGTAACACCTTGCattttgttgaatctcattaggtttaCATAGGCCCAGCTTTTGAGTttgtccctttggatggcatccttcCTCTGTACATATTAACTACACCAtgcagcttggtgtcatctgcaaatgtGCTGAGGGTGTGCTCAATCCCATCATCTATGgtattgataaagatgttaaagagcaccagtaGCAAAATAGGCCCTTGGGAGAAAGCACCCATcaccggcctccacctggacatagagtgATTGACCGCAACTCTCTGGCTAGGGTCACCCAACCAAGTCTTTACTTGCCTAATAATCCACCCTTCAAATTcttatctctccaatttagagataaggatgtgttGCAGagccatgtcaaaggccttgcacaagtccaggcaGATGAAATCCTTTGTCTATTGATGCTGTCATTCCAACATAGAAAGCCACCtgattggtcaggcatgatctgcccttggtgaagctgtgatgtctcagatcacctccaTGTCTCACACGCACCTTAACATCTTTTCTCGGAGGATCTGCTTCATGATCTTCCCAGTCACAGACATGAAGCTCACCAACCTGTAGTTGCTGGGCCTTCCTTTCCACCTTTCTTGAATATGGGAgtaatgtttctctttttccagtcaccaggaaCTTCACCTGACAGCTATGACTTTTCAAACATGATgaagagtggcttggcaacaaCATCAGTCATCTCCCttaggaccctgggatgcatgtccTCTAGCCTCATaaacttgtacacattcagtttcatgaggTGGCCTTGGACTTGTTCTGCTGGGGTCCACTTGTGTGGCACTTTCTGTAGGGCTGTCATGCTAGCTATTTGAGTGTGAAAGCCAGGATAAGCCCTCACTGTCAAATCTCCACTGCTCCAGATAGCTGCAGGGTAGGTGACAGCATACGTGCCCCAGCTATGCTCTAGCAGTGCTGGGGAGTGCCTGGAGCTTGAAGGAGGAACGTTGGTCTGCAGTTAAGAGGAAAGGCAGATGAGGTACTGGAAATGCCCAGCTGTGTGGATGGGATGTCCCTTCTGGACAAAGgtgatgcagcactgcagagctcaggctCTGTGACTGGCAGTCTTAGATTCTTTCCCAGAAAGGTTTGTCCAGCCTCGCTGCTCACACAGGCATCAGGGTCTACTGGAGGGCTGGTGGCATCCACAGACACAACTGGTGAGCGACTGTGGCTGCTCTTTGGCCCCATTAGTCACTTCTTTTTGATTTCCTATGGGTTTCCTCTTCTTTCAAGCTCTTGCTAGTCCTGTTGTCACAGACTGATTATGATAGAGCTCTGGTTTTAGCAATAATTTAGGTTTTAAGAATACTTTCATGACAAATCACAGGGTTAGATAGCATTACTTAATCATAAGCCAATTTAACAATGATTCAATGGAGCTTACAACAGTCAAATACATTGACTTAAAGGTTTGAGAATGATAAGGTTCATCTGAAATTTAGAGGCAGAGTATTCTGAGGGGAGGTTTCTAAACTCATTTGGGTGAATTACTTAGCATCCCTTTCATCATCTCTCAGTAAATAATGAGATCTGTTCCAAAAGGAATTCCACTTTTTCAGTGTTGAATCTCAAAAATAATCTATGCTGAGAGGTGTCCCAACTCTAGGGGAGATCAAAGATCTCAGCAAACTGAGGTCCTCGAGAGCTCAAGGGGCTCTTTGCTTAGGAAACCCTTAACAGCAGGACCTTGAGATAATTGACTTCAGTCAGAAAACTTTCTGTTCTGGCCACAATTAAGATGAGGCAATCTTGGAATTTTCTCCCAGTTGTGCAGTTCCAGTGTTCCCAGGTTGCACAGTTCTGCTACCTCTCAGATCAGGCTGCAATTCAAGGAGCAGCAGTTCCAGGTATGTTCAGGGAGTGCCTGAGCATCTCAATGCACTATGCTtgagcaaaagcaaaattgtGCCAGTGGCTTACGCTGAGATCACAGAGTAGCTTAGGGATGGCACCACCACACCAGTGCTATGAACAGGAgcccttctgttttcttgtcctCAAGATAATGGTCATGTTATTGTCGTTAAGTATTGTGCTGACTTTTTTACAGAGGCAGACACCAGGATCTTCAGTTTGCAAAAGGCCACTAAATCTGAGGATAAATCTGGAAGAGAACGAAGGAAGAGAAACCTGGAAGAGAAACAAGAGGCTCGTTTTTTCAGAGGAAGCTGACAGCCAAGACAGTACCATCCACAACATAACTGTGAAGGAGTTCACTGAGTTGTGCAATAATGAGCTGGGCTGCACACTCAAGAAGGACAACAGTGAGACAGAGGCATGTGAGGAGTCTGAATTACACTCTGCCATGGCTACTCCTTGGCCCAGTACAGGAGAGTAATCAGCCCATCAAAGCCCTGTCTCCACAAGTCCAGAGGAGCACTGAGGGCTTCACACAGGTGGGGAATTCAGGCTAAGGGCTCAGAGGAGGGGACAGCCTATACCAGCTctcctgctgtctcagcagtcCTACAGTCCCAGAGTTCAAGTGTGTATCCTGTCAAGATAAGCCATCACTGGAGCACCTTTTGAACTTAGGGGTCACTGTTTTATGAGGGTATGGGacatgggatgggatgcagcaCGAGAcactgtatgttttttttttattaaatgactTTCCATTTCCTAGTCTTTATTTGATACGCTTGTGTGTATGGGGCTCTagtgccagcagctgggctgagaCCGTGGTGTCAGGGACTAGAGACACCTACATGAGCCAAACCAGATTGACCAGGGTCAGCATCTGTGTGTGGTGTCTGGGGTGAGTGCGGGTGTGCTGTTCGAGAGCCAGCAAGCATGGAGGTGGACCGGCTTGTGAGTAGATGACACATGGCTTGGGAGTCACGGGTGGCTGGTTGAATCCCACAGCTGTGGAGAA encodes:
- the LOC125700367 gene encoding uncharacterized protein LOC125700367; translation: MFLLLCLLLLCQSCWLEAARGLEEAVKCENITEASLGEEANFSCNFLLPMDVLQVTWQKINGSSFQNIATYSQAYGLRLIGSFQRKARFIRAALNTSAITLQNLTFEDVSCYRCIFNAFPHGSFSSEDICLNIQKRGNTDKPEVKMLDLISPDTRGTQKRIGLVVFCIVAVLAVLILLIMGLMMRKRRKLQKQRSHSTPEKEKGLQQDVSEQFESLNMLKDQDSACQNKRQTPGSSVCKRPLNLRINLEENEGRETWKRNKRLVFSEEADSQDSTIHNITVKEFTELCNNELGCTLKKDNSETEACEESELHSAMATPWPSTGE